In Syntrophales bacterium, the DNA window GTTTCGAATTTGACCGCGCCGAAGGCGTGTACATTAACTTTAGCTCACTTTAGGCACTTCAAACTTTAGGCACTTCAAACTTTAGGCACTTTTGGGGTTGCGGCTTTGTCGCTTTAGGGATTTCGATAATAGATGTAAAAAAATGAGGGAGTTGCAAAAGGCAACTCCCTCATTTTTATTGTGACAGCTAAAAAGCTGAAAGCTTTTTCAGTGAGCTTCTTCCATCGCCCCTGCTATATACATCATCGACAGCAGTACGAAAACCAGTGTCTGGATTGCCGCTATAAGAAGTTTGAGCACGAGAATTGGAAGCGGTACAAGAAGCGGAACCAGTACAAACAACACGGCAAGGACAATATGTCCTCCCTCCATATTTCCGAACAATCGTACTGAAAGGGAGAGGGGTCGTGACAGATGACTGATTATCTCAATTGGAAACATAAGTGGTGCCAGCCACCATACAGGCCCCATAAATTGTTTGATATACTTAAATCCATGGACCTTGACGCCGACGACATGTGTTGAAACGAAAACTACCAGCGCCATGGAAACAGTCGTATTGAGATTATTTGTGGGCCCATCGAATCCGGGGATGAGACCAAACAAGTTAGAAGTGAAAATGAAGAGGGTCAGTGTTGCCATAAGCGGAAAAAACTTTTTTCCTTCAGGCCCCATGACATCTGTAAGCAGAGCATCTATACCACCAATAACAACCTCCATGAAATTCTGAAACCTGCCCGGATAAATGTTCAATCGGCGTGTTGCCAGAAAGGAAAACAAAAGCAGGAGCACCATTATAAACCAGGTGTAAGTAACGTGTGGTGGGAAAAAGTCATTCTGAAGAAATAACAAAGGGTGCATTGCTTATTTGACCTCCTCAGCGCAGTTTTTTTTTGAAAGTTCAAGAACTGTTGTAAATATGATGCTTATTACAACTGTGGAAAGCCCGATTATTAAACCAATCACGTCGACAGGTGTTTGTGTAATGACAAAAAAAAGCACAATCGCCGTGACGGCAAGTCTGATGTAGTACTTCAATACTACAGCCGACTTTGTCTTATCCGTGACCCTCTGAAATGCCTTTCGAAGGCCCTGATAAAGCCAGTAATAATTTATAATGCTTATAAGTCCACCCAACAGTATCCCAAGAGTAAATCTGTATGACATAAAGATTAAGCTGACTGTGAGAAATATTCCGAGAATAATCCAGTTTCTAAACTCAAGCTTTCTTGGGATGTGGTCTTTTTCTGTGCGGTTCATATTTTAAAAGCTTTATTATAGGCTTTTCATCCCTGAAGTTCTTTTTGATTACAACATATACATTCCTGAATCCCGCAATAGTTCCTATAAGAAAAAATAACAGTGCAAGTTTATGTCCTGTCCCCAGTTTCCTATCCAGATATGCTCCAAAAAGGAGACCCCCGGCACTCATGATGACCATTGCAAAGCCGAGACTGCTAACATAAGCCATCTGGACCATGGATTTTCTTGTTCCCTTATCCATTGCAGTTTGGCCTATTAGCACAAAGTGTTGTGGAAGTCAAGAAACCATTGCATAACATCCTCACTTGACCGGGAGCGCACCCCGCAAGCCCCGCCTTGTAGGCGGGGTAAGGGGCGCAATATAATTAAATTATTCCTTACCGGGAAGCCCCGGCCCTGTGGGCGGGGAGCTTCACTTGAACAAGATTGATGCATTCGTAAAAAGTCATTTTTACTCGCTCAGAGAGTATTTTGGGGATGCTGGTATTACCTGGCTAAAAATCTAAAACTCGCGCTTATGCACTCAAACAATTAGATTTTTTTAACGCCAGGTACCACCATCATCTTTTTCCCAAAATCCTCAAATTCACTCGCAAAAGACTTTTTACGAGACTGTCAAAATTGAACATTCTGTAAAGGTTTTGTCAGCCAACTTTTTTGTACCATTCAATCGTCTTTTTCAATCCCTCCCTGAGAGAGGTCTTTGCTTTAAAGCCGAATTCCTTGAGAGCCTTTGTGGTATCCAGTGTCCTGCGTGGCTGGCCGTCCGGTTTCGTATCATCCCATACTGTTTTCCCCTGAAAATCTGTCAGTTCCACAATCAATTCAACCAGCTCTTTGATTGAGATTTCGAAACCGGCACCTATATTAACAGGTTCACTTTTATCATATTTTTGGGTGGCAAGTGCGATCGCCTCGGCGGCATCCTCCACATATAGAAATTCACGGGTAATTTCCCCTGTTCCCCAGACGACGATGTTGTTCTCATTATTTAAAGTTGCATCAACGCATTTTTTTATAAGCGCAGGTATAACATGTGATGATGTGGGGTCAAAATTATCTCCGGGGCCGTAAAGATTGACTGGAAGAAGAAAAATGGAATTGAATCCGTACTGCTGACGGTAGGCCTGTGATTGAACCAGCATCATCTTTTTGGCGAGACCATACGGTGCATTTGTTTCCTCGGGATAGCCGTTCCACAGATCATCTTCCTTGAAAGGAACAGGTGTAAATTTGGGATAGGCGCAGATGGTTCCTATGGCCACAAATTTTTCGATATTACACAGGTATCCTTCGTGGAGGAGTTGTGTGCCCATCATCAGATTTTCATAGAATAAGGAGGCGGGATTTTCCAGATTGAATCCGATACCACCAACTCTTGCGGATAAATGAATGACAATGTCCGGTTTTGTATCATCATACATCCGCTTTATGTCTTTAAGATTTAAGAGATTGTATTTCGACGAACCGAACGAAGCGATATGCCGGCACCCTTTATCGGTCAGCTTTTTGATGAGATGCCTGCCCAAGAATCCCTTACCGCCGGTAACAGCAATTCGTTTGGATGAAAAGTCGTAATCTGGAAATTGGGTCCGGTCTTTTTTCTTCATCGTTCAACACTATAGCCCGCATCGAGAAGCGTTTTTTCTTTGTTTGCCAGTTCCATATCTGCTGCAATCATCATATCGATCAACTCATCAAAGCCGACCCTGTGTTCCCATCCCAATTTATTTTTTGCCTTGGAAGGATCACCGAGCAGGACATCAACCTCCGTTGGTCTGAAATATTTGGCATCTATCTCTACATGTTTTTCATAATCGAGCCCCAATTT includes these proteins:
- a CDS encoding GDP-L-fucose synthase, with the protein product MKKKDRTQFPDYDFSSKRIAVTGGKGFLGRHLIKKLTDKGCRHIASFGSSKYNLLNLKDIKRMYDDTKPDIVIHLSARVGGIGFNLENPASLFYENLMMGTQLLHEGYLCNIEKFVAIGTICAYPKFTPVPFKEDDLWNGYPEETNAPYGLAKKMMLVQSQAYRQQYGFNSIFLLPVNLYGPGDNFDPTSSHVIPALIKKCVDATLNNENNIVVWGTGEITREFLYVEDAAEAIALATQKYDKSEPVNIGAGFEISIKELVELIVELTDFQGKTVWDDTKPDGQPRRTLDTTKALKEFGFKAKTSLREGLKKTIEWYKKVG
- the atpB gene encoding F0F1 ATP synthase subunit A, translated to MHPLLFLQNDFFPPHVTYTWFIMVLLLLFSFLATRRLNIYPGRFQNFMEVVIGGIDALLTDVMGPEGKKFFPLMATLTLFIFTSNLFGLIPGFDGPTNNLNTTVSMALVVFVSTHVVGVKVHGFKYIKQFMGPVWWLAPLMFPIEIISHLSRPLSLSVRLFGNMEGGHIVLAVLFVLVPLLVPLPILVLKLLIAAIQTLVFVLLSMMYIAGAMEEAH
- a CDS encoding AtpZ/AtpI family protein translates to MDKGTRKSMVQMAYVSSLGFAMVIMSAGGLLFGAYLDRKLGTGHKLALLFFLIGTIAGFRNVYVVIKKNFRDEKPIIKLLKYEPHRKRPHPKKA
- a CDS encoding ATP synthase subunit I, with translation MNRTEKDHIPRKLEFRNWIILGIFLTVSLIFMSYRFTLGILLGGLISIINYYWLYQGLRKAFQRVTDKTKSAVVLKYYIRLAVTAIVLFFVITQTPVDVIGLIIGLSTVVISIIFTTVLELSKKNCAEEVK